Genomic window (Paenibacillus sp. PK3_47):
CTGTACAGCAGCAGGACGGGATAATGGAGATGAAAAGCGACCGCAGGCTTGATATGGAGCAGGCGCTGGACGGAGTCAAGCCCAAATACCGCCAAGTCCTTGTTCTTAAATATTACCGGGATATGACTTTGAGCGAGATTGCCGAGGTTCTGAATAAACCGGAAGGTACGGTCAAGACCTGGCTTAACAAAGGACTGAAGCAGTTAAGGGACAAAATGAACCGGAAAGGGGGGCTGTAGCATGGCAGAAATTGAAGAAAAGCTGCTCAGGGATTATTTTCAGGAGATGGACAGTACAGCTGATGCGGTATCCGACATGAAGCTGGATGCTGCGATCCATCAAGGAATCCGCAGCGGCAGAAATAAAGCATCGGGGCTGCGGAAAAGTTATGCGGCGGCGGTTCTTGTGATATTGGCTGCTGTGCTTTTAGTAAGTATTCCATGGATCTTTGAGCAGATGAAGCCGCAACAGGCCGTGCAGACACCAAAAAGCTGGGGGGAGCTGGAAGTGTACCGCCAGGTCATCGGGGATAACTTAACGGTTAGTTCCGCGCTGGATGCCGGCTTTGTGCAGCAGGTAAACTTCCAGTCTCCTGAAGCTGACGGTTTACAAATGACAGTCAACGGGGTAATTGCAGACCGGCGTGGGGTCATACTGCTGTACACTCTGGTTAACCATACAGATCAGAAATTTATGTATCCCAGGTTTACTTTGAAAAAGAACGAAGCTGCCCTGAATGATCTAACTTCAGAAAGCTTTTCCGGTGCTAACAATAACTCCTTGCCGGATGGCGGAGGAATCCGTAATGTGATGCATATTCCATGGGAGAATCTGCAGGAAACGCTGCCGGATCAGGTTTATGCCACATTAACAATGATGCCCGCCGACGATAATCAGCATCCTGTTCAAGGTGCCAATGGTGAGGTGAAGCTGCAGCGATTAAGTGTAATGATCGATCTGGATGAATCTGCAGAATATGCACAGGGATCAAGTGTGGAGTTAAAGGCTACTTTGTCTGTGGCCGGACAGAAGATCCGGATGAATAACGTATATATTGGTCCGACAGGGATCTACATGAACGAGGTTTATGATGGAAAAAACACAATGAAGATATTCGGCTTGTATGGTCTCAAAATGAAAATTGGAACGGGGACGCAAATGGAAGAACTCCGGCAGAACACAGCGTATTCATATAACGGCGGCCCTTTACATTACGTATTTGCCAATGATAATATGCAGCCCGGGGAACCGGTCAGGTTGGAGATTGAAGGGCTGTATGCCATTGAAAAGACGAATCTTGAGGTAGTCATCAATACCGAAACAAGACAGATTCTGAAAGCGCCGGATGACCGGCTGAGCTTGTCGGAACGTATGGATGGCGCAGATTCGGGAGCATTGATTCTTGATCTAACCATGCCGGCTGCTGAAGAAGATACTGACCAGAGCGGAAGTGTTTCTCTCGATTACAATTTTGTAGACGGGGAAGGTGCCGGGCGTTGGCTTGAGCCGCGTGTAGAACA
Coding sequences:
- a CDS encoding DUF4179 domain-containing protein — its product is MAEIEEKLLRDYFQEMDSTADAVSDMKLDAAIHQGIRSGRNKASGLRKSYAAAVLVILAAVLLVSIPWIFEQMKPQQAVQTPKSWGELEVYRQVIGDNLTVSSALDAGFVQQVNFQSPEADGLQMTVNGVIADRRGVILLYTLVNHTDQKFMYPRFTLKKNEAALNDLTSESFSGANNNSLPDGGGIRNVMHIPWENLQETLPDQVYATLTMMPADDNQHPVQGANGEVKLQRLSVMIDLDESAEYAQGSSVELKATLSVAGQKIRMNNVYIGPTGIYMNEVYDGKNTMKIFGLYGLKMKIGTGTQMEELRQNTAYSYNGGPLHYVFANDNMQPGEPVRLEIEGLYAIEKTNLEVVINTETRQILKAPDDRLSLSERMDGADSGALILDLTMPAAEEDTDQSGSVSLDYNFVDGEGAGRWLEPRVEQYSSYMEYRNNGKESVATFFYNLGAEKLPQPLTFKLNYYPGLITGDDSLRIR